The following proteins are co-located in the Paenibacillus sp. JNUCC32 genome:
- a CDS encoding NAD-dependent epimerase/dehydratase family protein, with protein sequence MLTVAALEAKLAEPSAQLVADLASLEGDILVLGVGGKMGPSLARLAANAVREGGGGKRIIGVSRFSNQEARRELEEAGVQTISCDLLNDRELQQLPEAPNVIYMAGNKFGTTGREYFTWAMNSYLPGRVAEKFKQSRMVVFSSGNVYPFSPVGSGGVNESVAPEPVGEYAQSCLGRERVFEYFSHQNGTPMAIYRLNYAIDMRYGVLHELARSIHEDRPIHLAMGHANIIWQGDANEMALRSLLHCSAPPEIINITGPETMSIRWAAQELAARMGKEVTFTGTESETALLNNASKSHQLFGYPKVSLLQMLDWTAAWVQSGGESWNKPTHFQERKGKF encoded by the coding sequence ATGTTAACCGTTGCAGCATTAGAAGCGAAGCTGGCGGAGCCTTCAGCACAGCTTGTTGCCGATTTGGCGTCTTTGGAAGGGGATATCCTGGTGCTTGGCGTCGGCGGAAAAATGGGGCCCAGCCTTGCAAGGCTGGCCGCCAACGCCGTGCGCGAAGGCGGTGGCGGCAAACGGATCATCGGCGTATCCCGGTTCTCGAACCAGGAGGCCAGGCGCGAGCTGGAGGAGGCGGGCGTACAGACGATTTCGTGTGACCTGCTGAACGACAGGGAGCTGCAGCAGCTGCCCGAGGCTCCAAACGTGATCTATATGGCCGGCAACAAATTCGGCACGACCGGCCGCGAATATTTTACTTGGGCGATGAACTCGTATTTGCCGGGCAGGGTGGCCGAGAAATTCAAGCAATCCCGCATGGTGGTGTTCTCATCGGGGAATGTGTATCCGTTCTCGCCGGTGGGCAGCGGCGGAGTCAACGAATCCGTTGCGCCGGAGCCGGTCGGGGAATATGCGCAATCCTGTCTCGGCAGAGAGCGCGTCTTTGAATATTTCTCCCACCAGAATGGTACGCCGATGGCAATCTACCGTCTGAATTACGCCATCGATATGCGGTACGGCGTTCTGCATGAGCTTGCCAGATCGATCCATGAGGACCGGCCGATTCACCTGGCGATGGGGCATGCGAATATCATATGGCAAGGGGATGCCAACGAGATGGCGCTCCGTTCGCTCCTACATTGCAGCGCGCCTCCCGAAATCATCAACATTACCGGACCGGAGACGATGTCGATCCGCTGGGCGGCACAGGAATTGGCGGCACGGATGGGCAAGGAAGTGACCTTTACAGGTACGGAATCCGAGACCGCACTCCTGAACAACGCCTCGAAATCCCACCAGCTCTTCGGTTATCCGAAGGTGTCTCTGCTGCAGATGCTAGATTGGACGGCAGCATGGGTGCAATCCGG